The DNA segment tggtatttttctttgtcttttggtCACAGAAGATGCAGATGTCCCACACGCACGTTCCGTACCTCTTCATCATGTTTCTGGTGGTCTTTCCAACAGGACTTTGTGAACAAAACCAGAGGTGACcagttttttatttctattttttatacctTGAGCAATGTTCTTATACACTATGGAaaaacatgcatccatccattttgtatagcgcttattctcatgagagtcgtgggcatgctggagcctatcccagctgtcttcaggtaagccaatcacagggcacatatagacaaacaaccattcacacctgcCTTAACTCAGTCTAAGTCTTTCTGACCCTTGTGGGCCACCATACTTCCCTGAACCTCTGGATTCTATACTATATGTCGTGTCTCCAGTCGCAGATCTGTCACTGAGCACCAGCTCATGCACGACCGTGGACGTAACATCCAGACCCTGAAGAGACTCATCTGGCTTTCCAGCGCCATCGAGGATCTCCACACCGCCCAGGTCCGCTCAGCTGACTTCAGACCCAGAAAGACCCTAAACTTGGCTCTGGACCCGGATCTCGTGATTCCGGCCGCCACCAAAGGACCCCAAGCCGATCAAGTGCAGAAACTCCTGAGAGACTTCTTAACTCGTCCTCTGTTGTCAGAGCGAGAGTCCTGAACACACATTGACGTAAAGTCACACGTCGCCATGACaacatgcaaataaaaacacacgtaCTGTAGCTAGATCTACAGCGATACCTCCAAAGTACAACGTCATTTGTTGGTAAGCTTGTCTGAATGTTTTGATGCTAGTCTTTGGATGTTAGCTATAATGTTTAACGCTACATGCTAACTACATTAGAATTTGCTTCGTGTACTTAATTCATGTTTATCAAATTTTAATGTACTGAGCAGCGAGATGCTTTCCTATGTTATAGTAATCTCTTTCTATGGTTATCGGTGCATCTTTTTGTTTTGCTATCACTGGTACCCTTCTGCAGTGGCATCacataaaagccaaagaaaaagcaaaacaccaGTGTTGAATTCATTCTTTAGATACTCACAGAACTCAAGTATCACATGATAATGATGACAACCTTTATGTTGTATTAAATCCGGCCATATTATGTCATCATATGGAGTGAAAAGAACAATATATCATTTATAATATGTCTTCTAACAAGGAAGCGTCTTTTCATGGACACGTTCAAGACTGTATGAACCGTAGATAACTTTAAGTCTATAACTCTATGCGGCAAAATGATTTTGGGTGGCGAAGCATTTCAGGACAGATCCCACAGTTGTAATTTCACGCTTTGAGAGCTGTGTCAAATTGGCTGCAGGTTCTCTTGTATCCAAAGGGCTTATTTGAAATGATctacgccaggggtctcaaactcaatttacttgggggccactggagctcgggtctgggtgaaactgggccgcatcaggttttccaaaaaaaaaacaaaaaaccaaaaaattaaaaaaaacttcgctttggttccaattttctacaagaaaagctctgataaaacattccactgttctcaaatatcttactttttatttttctacacaaactaaaatgaaaaataaataaacaaatcaagaataaagaaaatcaatcaatcagtaataaataaatataataataataataaaatggcaaataataaaaacttaagaaaccacatatagttggtgggtagacaaattattttttttcagattaaaatgaacaaagcattattagagccctgtagacatgacaaaacacgactatagtcac comes from the Doryrhamphus excisus isolate RoL2022-K1 chromosome 18, RoL_Dexc_1.0, whole genome shotgun sequence genome and includes:
- the pth4 gene encoding parathyroid hormone 4, with translation MQMSHTHVPYLFIMFLVVFPTGLCEQNQSRRSVTEHQLMHDRGRNIQTLKRLIWLSSAIEDLHTAQVRSADFRPRKTLNLALDPDLVIPAATKGPQADQVQKLLRDFLTRPLLSERES